The proteins below are encoded in one region of Planctopirus limnophila DSM 3776:
- a CDS encoding alpha/beta hydrolase family protein, which produces MIAALCSISSTTLTFPAASGADYAPLTTSGKVSTETYSLVDTARSRTIPLRFYLPENIEPQPVVLFSHGLGGSCDNNRYLGEHLAGRGYVCIFLQHPGSDESVWKGKKPAEIMPAMQQAANYENLKLRCEDVKALVGALAQWNKLAGHPLKGRMDLDRIGISGHSFGAQTTQGVLGQGNARVGNQFKVPEITGGIAYSPSIPLAGSPQEAFRRVDRPMLLMTGTKDDSPVGGQTPESRRKVYPALPETIDRYELVLDGAEHSVFSEREPRIRTLRGTGRNPNHHKVILSLSTAFWDCYLRDDENAKKWLQGDGAKAVLEQADQWQFATRN; this is translated from the coding sequence ATGATCGCTGCCTTGTGTTCGATTTCCTCGACCACACTCACTTTCCCGGCTGCGTCAGGTGCTGATTACGCTCCACTGACGACGAGCGGCAAAGTTTCGACCGAAACCTATTCGTTGGTTGATACGGCACGCTCTAGAACCATTCCCCTTCGCTTCTATCTGCCTGAAAACATCGAGCCTCAACCAGTTGTGCTCTTCAGTCATGGCTTGGGCGGTTCGTGTGATAACAATCGCTACCTGGGGGAACATCTGGCCGGGCGTGGTTATGTCTGCATTTTTCTGCAGCATCCCGGAAGTGATGAATCGGTCTGGAAGGGGAAGAAGCCAGCCGAAATCATGCCCGCCATGCAGCAGGCCGCCAACTATGAGAATCTCAAACTTCGCTGTGAGGACGTCAAAGCCCTGGTTGGTGCGTTAGCTCAGTGGAACAAACTGGCTGGCCATCCTCTGAAAGGTCGCATGGATCTGGATCGAATCGGGATATCAGGGCATTCCTTCGGGGCACAGACCACGCAGGGAGTTTTGGGACAAGGGAATGCACGGGTGGGAAATCAGTTCAAAGTGCCTGAAATCACAGGCGGGATTGCCTATAGCCCATCCATTCCTCTGGCAGGTTCACCCCAAGAGGCCTTCCGGCGAGTTGATCGTCCAATGCTGTTGATGACGGGAACCAAAGATGATTCTCCAGTGGGTGGGCAGACGCCTGAATCTCGGCGGAAGGTCTACCCTGCCCTGCCCGAAACCATCGACCGCTATGAACTCGTTCTCGATGGAGCGGAGCATTCGGTCTTCAGCGAACGAGAACCGCGCATTCGTACTTTGCGAGGGACGGGGCGGAATCCCAATCATCACAAGGTGATTCTCTCGCTGTCGACCGCCTTCTGGGATTGTTACTTGAGAGATGATGAGAACGCCAAAAAATGGCTGCAAGGTGACGGAGCGAAAGCCGTTCTCGAACAGGCCGATCAATGGCAGTTCGCTACCAGGAATTGA
- a CDS encoding PSD1 and planctomycete cytochrome C domain-containing protein yields the protein MQYAVLVLLMLVAHAIPAVAQADDAADPAQVAFFENRVRPLLVEHCLDCHGPKKQEGDVRLDSITSSRAKISSGHVILPGKSPESRLFKVIEYRDDDIQMPPKGKLPEAAIADLKRWIDAGAVWPKSAQDGAPSGDNLRDPQVAREKHWAFQPLNESPPPSVKNRSKVKTPVDQYILHKLEGVGLDLSSAADKAKWIRRVTFDLHGLPPTFAEVQSFMSDRSPSAEETVVNRLLDSPRYGERWGRHWLDVARYADTKGYVFTDEHRYPYAYTYRDWVIQAFNSDMPYNEFVKYQLAADQVDAGPDKMHLAALGFLTTGRRYLNNTHDIIDDRIDVTMRGFLGMTVQCARCHDHKFDPVSIDEYYGFYGIFQASYEPEELPEIGKPGDSQAYKEFLEELAKREKVVDEAEQKYFEKVQHSMRHRVGEILQLLIKQSSPARDDAQMKIEGEEPQPRMVNQWRDWLNNHRDRNQLVFGVWYDTFGLKASEFSSKLDELITKAKASGEGSKPVHPLLLKKLEEKKPVNLYDLARLYGELFREIDGAWQEYLKQNPDSKAFVEGSQEQLRVVLYGDASPTKWTINEARQAFDRAMNDDLRAKRRKVEELKVTSPGAPPRAMVLLDREKIGGQRVFQRGNPGRQGNEVQRQFLKVLNPTGAPFKKGSGRLELAEAITGSAQHLAARVMVNRVWQQHFGNGLVRTASDFGIRGEPPSHPELLDYLAREFIRSGWSVKKLHRLILKSAVYRQASTPTEKSLTVDPENRLLSYMPRQRLSLEAMRDSMLFVSQTLDESHGGRPFGSLTDPKEHRRTVYALINRNDLPGTFRAFDFADPDASAPARPQTTVPQQALFFLNSEFVADQTRLLAASIKVPANDGDKAVTELYKRVLSRVPTPEEKKLAVEFVMTGSTGKPAENAEKKDQHLTPWQQLAQVLLMTNEYLFVD from the coding sequence GTGCAGTACGCAGTCCTGGTTCTCCTGATGCTTGTTGCTCATGCGATACCTGCCGTCGCTCAGGCCGATGACGCGGCTGACCCCGCTCAAGTGGCGTTCTTTGAAAACCGCGTTCGTCCGCTCCTGGTCGAGCATTGCCTCGATTGTCACGGCCCCAAAAAACAGGAAGGCGATGTCCGCCTCGATTCAATCACTTCATCGCGAGCCAAAATTTCTTCAGGCCATGTGATCCTCCCAGGTAAGAGCCCTGAGAGCCGACTCTTCAAAGTGATCGAATACCGCGATGATGACATTCAGATGCCTCCGAAAGGGAAGTTACCCGAAGCTGCGATTGCCGACCTGAAACGCTGGATTGATGCGGGTGCTGTCTGGCCAAAATCGGCACAGGATGGGGCGCCCTCTGGCGATAATCTCCGCGATCCTCAAGTGGCCCGTGAAAAGCACTGGGCATTTCAACCACTCAATGAATCCCCTCCTCCCTCAGTAAAAAATCGTTCCAAGGTCAAAACACCTGTCGACCAGTACATTCTTCATAAGCTGGAGGGAGTGGGCCTCGATCTGTCGTCCGCTGCAGATAAAGCGAAATGGATTCGTCGAGTGACCTTTGATCTGCATGGACTGCCACCAACTTTTGCGGAAGTTCAGTCCTTCATGTCAGATCGGTCGCCAAGTGCTGAAGAGACAGTCGTCAATCGATTGCTCGATTCTCCACGTTATGGTGAGCGCTGGGGACGCCACTGGCTGGATGTGGCTCGATATGCCGATACCAAAGGGTATGTTTTCACAGACGAGCATCGTTACCCATACGCCTATACCTACCGTGACTGGGTTATTCAGGCATTCAACAGCGACATGCCTTACAACGAATTCGTTAAGTACCAGTTGGCGGCCGATCAGGTGGATGCCGGGCCAGACAAGATGCATCTGGCCGCGTTGGGCTTTCTGACGACCGGCAGGCGTTATCTCAACAATACACATGACATTATCGATGACCGCATTGATGTGACCATGCGTGGTTTTCTGGGCATGACAGTGCAATGTGCCCGGTGCCACGATCATAAGTTCGACCCGGTCTCGATCGATGAATATTACGGTTTTTATGGCATTTTTCAGGCCTCTTACGAGCCGGAAGAGCTTCCCGAGATTGGCAAGCCAGGGGATTCGCAGGCTTATAAGGAGTTTCTCGAAGAACTGGCAAAGCGGGAAAAAGTTGTCGATGAGGCCGAGCAGAAGTACTTTGAGAAAGTCCAGCACTCGATGAGGCATCGAGTGGGAGAGATTCTGCAATTGTTGATCAAGCAGTCATCCCCTGCACGTGATGACGCTCAGATGAAGATTGAAGGCGAGGAACCGCAGCCACGCATGGTGAATCAGTGGCGCGACTGGTTGAACAATCATCGTGACAGAAATCAACTGGTGTTCGGTGTCTGGTACGACACCTTCGGGCTCAAGGCCAGCGAGTTTTCTTCTAAGCTGGATGAACTGATCACAAAGGCGAAAGCCTCGGGTGAAGGAAGCAAGCCAGTTCATCCTCTACTGCTCAAAAAACTCGAAGAGAAGAAGCCGGTCAACTTATACGATCTGGCTCGCCTTTATGGCGAATTGTTCCGTGAGATTGACGGTGCCTGGCAGGAATACCTCAAGCAGAATCCTGATTCCAAAGCCTTTGTGGAAGGGTCTCAAGAGCAATTGCGGGTGGTACTCTATGGAGATGCCTCACCGACAAAATGGACAATCAACGAGGCTCGACAGGCCTTTGACCGCGCAATGAACGACGACCTGCGGGCAAAACGCCGCAAGGTGGAAGAACTCAAGGTCACTTCCCCCGGTGCTCCGCCCAGAGCGATGGTGTTGCTGGATCGCGAGAAAATCGGTGGCCAGCGTGTCTTCCAGCGAGGTAATCCGGGCCGACAGGGAAATGAAGTTCAGCGGCAGTTCCTGAAGGTTTTGAATCCTACGGGGGCGCCGTTCAAAAAAGGGAGCGGACGCCTGGAATTGGCAGAAGCGATCACGGGTTCTGCTCAGCATCTGGCAGCTCGAGTGATGGTGAACCGTGTCTGGCAGCAGCATTTTGGTAATGGACTGGTGCGTACAGCGAGTGATTTTGGAATTCGTGGCGAACCCCCTTCCCATCCGGAATTGCTCGATTATCTGGCCCGCGAATTCATTCGTTCGGGATGGTCAGTGAAGAAACTGCATCGTCTGATTTTAAAATCGGCGGTTTATCGTCAGGCGAGTACGCCTACAGAAAAATCGCTGACGGTTGATCCCGAGAATCGACTGCTCAGCTACATGCCCCGGCAAAGACTCAGCCTGGAGGCTATGCGCGACTCGATGCTGTTTGTTTCGCAAACCTTGGATGAATCTCATGGAGGGCGACCATTTGGCAGCCTGACAGACCCCAAAGAGCATCGAAGAACGGTCTATGCACTGATTAACCGCAATGATCTACCGGGGACATTCCGGGCTTTTGATTTTGCCGATCCCGATGCCAGTGCTCCCGCTCGCCCGCAAACGACGGTTCCTCAGCAGGCGTTATTCTTCCTGAATTCCGAGTTTGTGGCCGATCAGACCCGATTGCTGGCAGCATCGATTAAGGTGCCCGCCAACGATGGGGATAAAGCCGTAACCGAGCTTTACAAGCGGGTTCTCAGCCGGGTGCCCACACCTGAAGAGAAGAAGCTGGCCGTTGAATTTGTGATGACAGGTTCCACTGGGAAACCTGCTGAAAATGCCGAGAAAAAAGATCAGCATCTCACACCTTGGCAGCAACTGGCTCAGGTATTGCTGATGACCAATGAGTACTTGTTTGTCGATTGA
- a CDS encoding DUF1501 domain-containing protein encodes MFYSSRREFLARSGCGFGALALAGMTTEQAMAEISAGPKQFSSPMQPRPAHFPAKAKHVIHIFCNGGPSHVDTFDYKPELQKYGGKALPVETLKTERKTGAALASPFKFQQYGQNGVYVSELFAKTAKHIDDMAIIHSMHADVPNHEPSLMLMNCGDARLARPSLGAWVTYGMGSENQNLPGFIAMCPNGLPITGTQNWRSAFLPGVYQGTHIDTRHRDIEKLIENIKSHVASLPEQRRQLDLLQKLNQLHQAKRAEDAALDARIHSFELAYRMQMEATDAFDIQKEPKHILEAYGDSVQGRQLLIARRLVERGVRFIQLWHGEGQPWDNHDDLEEGHRRLAGQIDGGIAQLLTDLKERGLFDETLVIWGGEFGRTPVVEMPTAGSNAGKINGRDHNHWGFTVWMAGGGVKGGQVYGATDPFGFQAVEKKVHVHDLQATILALLGFDHEKLTYRYAGRDFRLTDVHGTVVKDLIA; translated from the coding sequence ATGTTTTATTCATCACGCCGAGAGTTTCTGGCCCGATCGGGTTGTGGCTTTGGTGCACTGGCTCTGGCGGGAATGACGACTGAACAGGCCATGGCGGAAATTTCTGCCGGGCCCAAGCAGTTTTCATCTCCGATGCAGCCCCGCCCTGCCCACTTCCCTGCAAAAGCCAAGCATGTGATCCACATCTTCTGCAATGGCGGGCCTTCTCATGTGGACACGTTCGACTATAAGCCTGAACTGCAGAAGTATGGTGGCAAGGCTCTCCCCGTCGAAACTTTGAAGACGGAGCGGAAGACAGGCGCTGCCCTTGCCTCGCCGTTTAAGTTTCAGCAGTACGGCCAGAACGGGGTCTATGTCAGCGAACTGTTCGCCAAGACGGCCAAACACATCGACGATATGGCCATCATTCACTCGATGCATGCAGACGTTCCCAATCATGAGCCATCATTGATGCTGATGAATTGTGGCGACGCCCGCCTCGCGCGGCCCAGCCTGGGGGCGTGGGTGACCTATGGCATGGGGAGTGAAAACCAGAATTTGCCGGGCTTTATTGCCATGTGTCCCAATGGTCTGCCGATCACGGGGACGCAGAACTGGCGGTCGGCCTTTTTGCCTGGTGTCTATCAGGGAACACATATCGATACGCGTCATCGCGATATTGAGAAGCTCATTGAGAACATTAAGAGTCATGTGGCTTCACTGCCTGAACAGCGCCGGCAACTCGATTTGCTGCAGAAGCTGAATCAATTGCATCAGGCGAAGCGAGCGGAAGATGCCGCTCTGGATGCCCGCATTCATTCCTTTGAGCTGGCGTATCGTATGCAGATGGAGGCGACGGATGCATTCGATATTCAGAAAGAACCCAAGCACATTCTCGAAGCTTATGGGGATTCTGTGCAGGGGCGTCAGTTATTGATTGCCAGACGGCTGGTGGAACGGGGTGTGCGATTTATTCAACTCTGGCATGGCGAAGGGCAGCCCTGGGATAACCATGATGATCTCGAAGAGGGGCATCGTCGTCTGGCAGGGCAGATTGATGGCGGGATCGCCCAATTGTTAACGGACCTGAAAGAGCGTGGTTTGTTTGACGAAACGCTGGTGATCTGGGGCGGTGAATTTGGACGCACTCCGGTCGTCGAGATGCCTACGGCTGGCTCGAATGCCGGTAAGATCAACGGCCGGGATCACAATCACTGGGGCTTTACTGTCTGGATGGCAGGTGGTGGTGTCAAAGGTGGTCAGGTTTATGGAGCCACCGACCCCTTCGGATTTCAGGCTGTTGAGAAGAAGGTTCACGTCCATGATCTGCAGGCCACGATCCTCGCGTTACTCGGGTTTGACCACGAAAAGCTGACGTACCGCTATGCCGGGCGAGATTTCCGCCTGACGGATGTTCATGGAACAGTCGTCAAAGATTTGATCGCCTGA
- the fusA gene encoding elongation factor G gives MDLSRYRNIGVSAHIDSGKTTLSERILFYSGRIHSIHEVKGKDGVGATMDHMELEREKGITITSAATQVTWKDYTVNLIDTPGHVDFTVEVERSLRVLDGAILVLCSVGGVQSQSLTVDRQMKRYKVPRIAFINKMDRTGANPEKVIGMVRDKLMVNPCPLQIPMGREAAFEGVIDLVEMRAAFFDGEDGEVVRYEEIPAQYAEKAAEARLFMLETLSMFNDDVAMAILEEQPLSAEQLRPIIRDCTLTHKIVPVMMGTAYKNKGVQELLDAVTYYLPSPLDRELSAMDNDMKPPADTSALQPGWNRVPLSSDPAKPLVCMAFKTVVEQFGQLTYTRIYQGKIIKGDSYVNTRTGKRVRFGRLVRMHANSREDIETGEAGDIVALVGVDCASGDTFCAEGTNYSLESIFVPDAVIRLSIEPVKRDGADKLGKALERFRREDPTFRVLTDEETGQTLIAGMGQLHLDIYVERIKREYGVECIVGQPRVAYRETPTKKVEFNWKHKKQTGGSGQFAHIVGYLEPLPEDSVMPYEFVNDVSGGRIPKEYIAPTDKGFQRGIVKGPLCECEVVNVRMVLQDGSYHDVDSSEMAFDICGFDCMRDTLKKADIGLLEPIMKLEVEVPEEFQGSVTGQLSSKRGVINSSDTNLGTAVISAEVPLSMMFDYANELRSMTQGKGTFTMEFSRYSMLPRNLVDEVVEKRKKEKAERLAKT, from the coding sequence ATGGATCTATCCCGTTACCGCAACATTGGTGTTTCGGCCCACATTGACTCCGGCAAAACGACGCTCTCCGAGCGCATTCTGTTTTACTCCGGCCGTATTCACTCGATTCACGAAGTGAAAGGTAAGGACGGCGTCGGGGCTACCATGGACCACATGGAACTCGAACGCGAAAAAGGGATCACGATCACTTCCGCTGCGACGCAAGTCACGTGGAAGGATTACACCGTTAATCTCATCGACACTCCTGGCCACGTGGACTTCACCGTGGAAGTGGAACGCAGTCTGCGCGTGCTCGATGGTGCGATCCTCGTGCTCTGCTCCGTCGGTGGTGTGCAAAGTCAGTCGCTGACTGTTGACCGCCAGATGAAGCGGTATAAGGTGCCACGCATTGCGTTCATCAACAAAATGGATCGTACTGGGGCCAATCCCGAGAAGGTCATTGGGATGGTGCGCGATAAGCTCATGGTCAACCCCTGCCCTCTGCAGATTCCCATGGGTCGTGAAGCAGCTTTCGAAGGCGTCATCGATCTTGTCGAAATGCGCGCAGCGTTCTTCGATGGAGAAGACGGCGAAGTCGTTCGCTATGAAGAAATCCCTGCTCAATATGCTGAGAAAGCTGCCGAAGCTCGTCTGTTCATGCTCGAGACACTCTCGATGTTCAATGATGACGTGGCCATGGCGATTCTCGAAGAGCAGCCACTCTCCGCTGAACAACTCCGTCCCATCATTCGCGATTGCACGCTGACACATAAGATCGTTCCTGTCATGATGGGCACGGCTTACAAGAACAAGGGTGTGCAGGAATTGCTCGATGCAGTGACATACTACCTGCCCAGCCCGCTGGATCGCGAACTGTCGGCCATGGACAACGACATGAAGCCGCCAGCGGATACTTCGGCCCTTCAGCCAGGTTGGAACCGGGTACCGCTCTCGTCAGATCCTGCTAAGCCGCTCGTCTGTATGGCCTTCAAGACCGTTGTCGAGCAGTTTGGTCAGTTGACTTACACCCGTATCTATCAGGGCAAGATCATTAAGGGTGATAGCTATGTTAACACCCGTACGGGCAAGCGAGTGCGCTTTGGCCGACTGGTGCGCATGCACGCCAACAGCCGTGAAGATATTGAAACGGGTGAAGCTGGTGACATTGTGGCTCTGGTGGGTGTTGATTGTGCATCGGGGGATACGTTCTGCGCAGAAGGCACGAACTATTCGCTGGAAAGCATCTTCGTGCCTGACGCCGTGATCCGTCTCTCGATCGAGCCAGTGAAGCGCGATGGGGCAGACAAGCTCGGCAAAGCTCTGGAACGTTTCCGCCGTGAAGATCCGACTTTCCGCGTTTTGACTGACGAAGAAACTGGTCAGACGCTGATTGCCGGTATGGGGCAGTTGCACCTCGATATTTATGTAGAGCGCATCAAGCGAGAATATGGCGTCGAATGTATCGTTGGTCAGCCACGTGTGGCTTACCGCGAAACACCGACCAAGAAGGTGGAATTCAACTGGAAGCACAAGAAGCAGACCGGTGGTTCAGGTCAGTTTGCTCACATTGTGGGCTACCTGGAACCATTGCCTGAAGACAGCGTGATGCCTTATGAATTCGTGAATGACGTTTCCGGTGGTCGTATTCCGAAGGAGTATATTGCTCCAACGGATAAGGGCTTCCAGCGCGGGATCGTCAAGGGGCCACTCTGCGAGTGCGAAGTGGTGAATGTCCGTATGGTTCTGCAGGACGGCAGCTACCACGACGTCGATTCTTCGGAAATGGCGTTCGACATCTGCGGTTTCGATTGTATGCGTGATACGCTCAAGAAGGCCGATATCGGTCTGCTGGAGCCGATCATGAAGCTCGAAGTGGAAGTTCCCGAAGAGTTCCAGGGTTCAGTGACAGGGCAGCTCTCCAGCAAGCGTGGTGTGATCAATTCCTCGGATACCAACCTGGGAACTGCCGTCATCAGTGCTGAAGTTCCTCTGTCCATGATGTTCGACTATGCCAACGAACTGCGTTCGATGACGCAGGGTAAGGGTACGTTCACCATGGAATTCAGCCGCTACTCCATGCTGCCACGCAACCTGGTCGACGAAGTGGTCGAAAAACGCAAGAAGGAAAAAGCTGAACGTCTGGCAAAGACGTAA
- a CDS encoding threonine aldolase family protein yields MNVRTIDLRSDTVTRPTPEMRRVIAEAEVGDDMFGEDPTINRLEQRVAEMLGKEAAVYACSGIQSNQMALRAHCSSGDEILLDGSSHIFYYEQGAPAALHGVTCRLIDGEGGIFRADQLEGMIHGHDQHESITKVVCVENTTNRGGGRPWPLQAFREVADWAHARHLAVHVDGARLFNACQAIGYSPREFCEFADTVSICFSKGLGCPMGSMLVGSQPMMARARRARKLFGGGIRQGGMMAASALFALDHHVERLKDDHAHARWLAEQIANVPQLSIDLKAVSTNIVIIEIAKEWGPADRFVELLQREGVLVLAFGRQKIRLCTHLDIPGDCLPRVVESFQTVAASSCD; encoded by the coding sequence GTGAATGTCAGAACAATCGATTTACGCAGCGATACAGTGACACGGCCGACTCCCGAGATGCGGCGGGTGATTGCGGAAGCTGAAGTGGGCGATGATATGTTCGGCGAAGATCCGACAATCAATCGGCTCGAACAGCGTGTGGCGGAAATGCTGGGTAAGGAAGCTGCTGTTTATGCCTGTTCAGGAATTCAATCCAATCAGATGGCCTTGCGAGCCCATTGCTCGAGTGGTGACGAAATCCTGCTCGATGGTTCCTCACACATCTTTTATTACGAACAAGGAGCCCCTGCTGCCCTGCATGGTGTGACTTGTCGATTGATTGATGGCGAAGGGGGAATCTTTCGTGCAGATCAACTGGAAGGGATGATTCACGGCCACGATCAGCATGAATCGATCACAAAAGTGGTCTGTGTTGAAAATACAACAAATCGCGGTGGTGGCAGACCCTGGCCACTTCAGGCATTTCGTGAAGTCGCCGATTGGGCACATGCCCGTCATCTGGCAGTGCATGTCGATGGCGCGCGTTTGTTCAATGCCTGTCAGGCTATAGGTTACAGCCCACGGGAGTTTTGCGAGTTCGCCGATACCGTCTCGATCTGTTTTTCCAAAGGATTGGGCTGCCCGATGGGTTCCATGCTTGTGGGAAGCCAGCCGATGATGGCCAGAGCCAGACGTGCCCGTAAGCTCTTTGGTGGCGGCATTCGGCAGGGCGGGATGATGGCTGCTTCCGCGTTGTTCGCTCTCGATCATCATGTCGAGCGATTGAAAGACGACCATGCGCATGCTCGCTGGTTAGCGGAACAGATCGCCAATGTTCCCCAGCTTTCGATCGATCTGAAGGCTGTTTCGACGAATATTGTGATCATCGAAATTGCCAAAGAGTGGGGCCCTGCTGATCGATTCGTCGAACTTTTGCAGCGGGAAGGTGTCCTTGTGCTGGCCTTTGGCCGCCAGAAAATTCGTTTGTGCACACATCTGGATATTCCCGGCGATTGTTTGCCACGAGTCGTGGAGTCGTTTCAAACGGTGGCAGCAAGCTCATGCGATTAA